One stretch of Falsibacillus pallidus DNA includes these proteins:
- a CDS encoding zinc-dependent alcohol dehydrogenase produces MKSVVARNRAVEVVEEMKPEVKPSYVLVKTSFSVISPGTEISIINKSKDHQINLGYSASGIVESCGDGVEGIKEGDLVACYGAPYVKHAEYLLVPKTLCCKVPPNVTAKEAAFGGIGAIAIHALRVGKLEFGESAVIAGLGILGQMIALIANAAAYRVFAFDLSAARTEMLTNEPYIHCHSDIEQMEKDLFENTNFRGADSVFLCAGGHKSPLTSQSLKWVRDKGKVVIVGDIEPDFPRQDMFAKEAEILISRAGGPGRYDPVYECRAIDYPYGFVRWTEGRNIGEFLRLVNEHKIDLSPYVNEVISSEDVGEAFEQLRNKETSVLTKVIRYA; encoded by the coding sequence GTGAAAAGTGTTGTTGCGAGAAATCGAGCAGTTGAAGTGGTAGAAGAAATGAAGCCGGAAGTGAAGCCATCCTATGTCTTAGTCAAAACTTCCTTTTCTGTCATAAGCCCTGGAACGGAAATTTCCATCATCAATAAAAGCAAGGATCATCAAATCAACTTAGGATACAGTGCCTCCGGGATCGTAGAGAGCTGCGGGGATGGAGTCGAAGGGATCAAAGAAGGAGATCTTGTTGCCTGCTACGGGGCACCGTATGTGAAACATGCAGAATACTTGCTTGTCCCAAAGACCTTATGCTGCAAAGTTCCGCCGAATGTCACTGCAAAAGAAGCTGCTTTCGGAGGCATCGGAGCCATTGCCATCCATGCGCTTAGAGTAGGAAAACTCGAATTTGGAGAAAGCGCCGTAATAGCAGGACTTGGAATACTCGGGCAAATGATTGCACTCATTGCAAATGCGGCAGCATATCGTGTATTTGCTTTTGATTTATCAGCTGCCAGAACAGAAATGTTAACGAATGAACCATACATCCACTGCCATTCAGATATCGAACAAATGGAAAAGGACTTGTTTGAGAACACCAATTTCCGCGGGGCAGATTCCGTTTTCCTATGCGCAGGCGGTCATAAATCACCACTCACATCCCAAAGCCTGAAGTGGGTGCGTGACAAAGGAAAAGTGGTCATTGTAGGAGACATTGAACCGGATTTTCCGCGTCAGGATATGTTTGCTAAGGAAGCGGAAATCCTGATCTCCCGCGCAGGTGGACCAGGAAGGTATGACCCCGTATACGAATGTCGGGCCATTGACTACCCTTATGGATTTGTCAGGTGGACGGAAGGGAGAAATATCGGTGAATTCTTGAGGCTTGTCAATGAACACAAAATCGATCTTTCTCCTTATGTAAATGAAGTCATTAGCAGTGAGGATGTCGGGGAGGCATTTGAACAGCTGAGGAACAAAGAAACTTCTGTACTGACAAAAGTGATTCGGTATGCCTGA